The nucleotide sequence CCGCCAGCCGTAGGCCGGACTCAGCCAGCGGGTCAGGAACCGGGCGCCGGGCACAGGGGCCTTTTCGTTTCTGCTCACGCCCGGCCCTCTGCCGCCGCAGGCACCGCAACCGCAGCGCTGGGCAAGTCACCGCGTTCGTAGACGAGTTCGCGCAGTTGCTCGCGCAGTTCGGTGGGGGTCAGGTCCGGTCCCAGGCGCCCGTTCAGGGCAATGCGCATGCTGCCACGCTCCTCGCTCACGATGAGCACCACCGCGTCGGTGACTTCGGACAGCCCGATGGCGGCGCGGTGCCGGGTGCCGTAGCGCCGGTAGGTGCCGTCGCTCGCCTGCAAGGGAAACAGGCACCCGGCGGCCACCACGCGGGCGCCCTGCACGATAACCCCGCCGTCGTGCAGCGGGGCGTTGCGGGCAAACAGCGCTTCCAGAAACGGCACGCTCACCACGGCGTCGAGCGGCACCCCGGTGGCGGCGTATTCGCCCAGCGGCGTGCGGCGCTCGATGGCGACCAGGGCGCCGGTCTTGCGCTCGGCGAGGCGTTCCAGGGCGCGGGCGAGGTCCTGAAGCGCCGCGCCGTCGCGTTCGGCAGCGCCGCGTGGTCGCCCGACCCGCTCCAGCGCCGCCCGCAGTTCGGGCTGAAACAGCACCACCAGCGCGAACAGGCCCACCGTTCCCGCCCGGCCCAGCAGGTCGGTCAGCGTGACCAGCCCCAGCAGCCGCGCCGCCACCCACACCCCGGCGAACACCATGATGCCGCGCACCACGTTCACCGCCCGCGTGCCGGCCACCAGCTTGTAGCCGTGATACAGCAGGGCGGCGACCAGCAAAATATCGAGCAGGTCGCGCAGGGTGACGCCGATCAGGTTCAGGCTGGAGAGGCTAGGCAGGTCAGACAACGGCGGCAGGCTCCTTTCGGAATCCCGCCCGCAGGGCGCCGCAGGCGGGGCCGGTCCACTATAGGCGTCCACAGCGTGAAGCGGCTGAGACTGAAGGGGTTCCTCAAGCGGCCCGCGGCTCCCCCATACTGAAAAGCCACAGGAGGACTTTTATGCTCAAGATTCGTTTTCTCGGCCACAGCACTTTTCTTCTCGACGACGGCCAGCACCGCCTGCTGATCGACCCGTTTATCGAGGGCAACCCCCAGTGCCCGGTCACGCTGACCGAGGCCCTGGGCTGGCAGCCGAGCGCCGTGCTCGTCAGCCACGCGCACGGCGACCACTGGGGCAATGCCCTGGACTTCGGCAAGGCGGGCGTGCCCATCGTCGCCACCGCCGAAATCGCCGGGTACGCCGGGGCACACGGCGCCACGAACGCGGTCGGCATGAACATCGGCGGCACCTACCGCGCCGACTGGGGCAGCGTGACGCTGACGCCCGCGTGGCATTCGAGTTCTTTCCCAGACGGCACCTACGGCGGGATGCCCACCGGACTGGTCATCGAGTTCGGCGGCCAGCGGCTGTATTTCGCGGGCGACACCGCGCTGTTTTCCGATATGCGCCTGATCGGGGACCGGGGGCTGGACCTCGCCTTTTTGCCCATCGGCGACCACTACACCATGGGGCCGGAAGAAGCCGCCCGCACGCTGGAGCTGCTGCGCCCGCGCGTCGCCATTCCCATGCACTACGGCACCTTTCCGGTGCTGACGGGTGACCCGCAGGTCTTCCGCGCCGGGGCCGAGCGGCAGGGCGTGGAGGCCCGCGTCCTGCAACCGGGCGACACGACCGAGCTGTAAAGCGCACACGCTGACCCTGTCACCCGGCTTCAGGGGGCAGGGTCAGGTGCGTCAGCCCTTTTTCTGCGCCGCCAGCTTCACGTACCCCTTGATCAGGTGGACGATCACCGGGTTGTGGGTGTGGACCCCGTGCGCCTCGCCGCTTTCGCCCTCGGGAATGAAATGCCCGATCAGCGCCGCTTCGGTGTCGCGGGCGAGCAAAAAGGCCCGCTGCCCCGGCGCGGCGATGGGAGGCAGGTCGGCGAGGTCGGCCCGCATCAGCTCCACGCCACGCGGGGTCAGGCGTTCGAGTCGCTCGGCCAGCGTCTGCTCCCCGGCCAGATAAACGCAGCGCCGGGCGTTGAGAATCATGTCCTCGGCCAGACTGCGAATCGCCGCCTCGCCGTTGAGGTGGTAGACCGCCTCGGGCGCCGGGTCGGGGGCGAGGCGCGAGAGGTCGCGGTCCAGGGCGGCGAGCCGGTCATCGAACGACCGCCGCGAACGCGAGAGGTACTCGCGGGCAGAAAGCGGCGCGTATTCCAGCGGGTTCTGACCCACCTTGGCGGCCAGTCCCCGGCCCTCCAGACGCTCGAGCGTTTCGTAGATCTTGGGCCGGGGAATACTCGCCTGACGCGCCACCCGCGCCGGAACCGCGCGTCCCAGGGCCAGCAGCGCCGTGTAGGCCCTGGCCTCGTATTCGGTCAGCCCCAGCGCTTGCAGGTGAATGACGGCACTCATCAGCTTTTCAGCATAAGCGATGTCGCGGCATCGGGGGCCAAACGCCTCAACTTGCACCCGGTCCAAGCCGTCGCCAGCCCTCCACCTGCGCCCGAATCAGCGGCCCACTCAGTTCCCCGACGGGCGGCAAAGCGTCCGGGGCAAACCACGCGGCGCCGTGACGTTCGGTGAGGTCGAGGGCAAATTCGCCGCTGACATCCCCAGCCCGGAACAGCACCGAAATGTTGTCTATGACGTCGCCGTTCAGGTAGGTGAAGCGGTACTCGGCCCCGGCGAACATTTCCAGCGGAATCAGACTCGCCGCCCGCAGGCCCGTTTTCTCTCGCAGCTCCCGCGCCGCGCATTCCGCGAACGATTCGCCGGGTTCGAGGCTGCCACCGGGCAGCGTCCAGCGTCCCGTACCCGCGTGTTTCAGCAGCAGCACCTCGCCGCGCTCGTTCGTCACTGCCACGTTTGCGCCAGGGGTCATGAGGGGCCGGGAACCGACCAACGCCCGCAGCTCGCGCAGCCAATGGCCGGGAGGCGGGGGCGGCGGCACGTCCAGCCGGGGCAACGGCGGCAGCCCGCGCCGTGCCCGCAGCACGTTCATGCTCTCGCGGTTGATGTTGCTGCTCAGCGGCGGCAACCCGTCCAGCGCGAACCAGCGCAGCTCCAGCGTCTCGCCGCTGTCGTCGGGGCAGGCGCTGTCCAGGGCGGCGGCGGGCACCGTGCCTTCGGTTCGCAGGCCGACCAGATACACCTCGTCGCCATTCGGGTAGCGGTGCCAGAACTCCGGCCCGCCCACCAGGCCGGTGTCCAGCGGCAGCAGGCGCAGGTTCGGGCAGCGCAGCCCGGTTTCCTCGAGCAGTTCGCGGTGCGCGGCACTCAGAAAGTCTTCGCCGGGTTCCAGCCCGCCGCCGATGACGCCCCACCCCCCGTCGTCGCCCCGGCGCTGCAGCAGAACGCGGCCCGCCCCGTCTTGCAGCAGCACACTCACGCCCACCGCAGGCAGCGCACGCTGGCCCCACACGGCGCGAAGTTCGGACAGGGAGGACATGGCGCCCACTGTAGCTGCCCGGTCATGACGTTGAGCATGGCTTAAGGAAGAAAATCTTGTCCTGGACAGCAAAAACTAAGCCAACATTAGAACAGGCTTATTATGCTAAAAACATAATCTATGCTAGAATATCTGTATGAAGAACGCTCCGCTGACCCTCAATTTCGGCTCCGTTCGGCTGCCTGTCAGCGCGGACGGTTTCCTCCACGCCCCCACCGCCCGGCAGCAACTCGGTCTCACCCAGAGCTGGGAAGCTGCCCTGGTCGAACACGGCCTGCCCGAGACGTACCGCGACTTCGGTGCTGGCCCCGAGGCCGCCGTCAGCGTGCCCGATTTCGTGGCCCTGGCGTTTGCCCTCGACACCCCCGAGGCCCGGCGCTGGCACAGGCGGGCACGGGACCTGCTGGCCCGCGCCATGCAGGGAGACGTGCGCCTCGCCGCGCAGATTGCCGAGCGCAACCCCGAACCCGGCGCCCGGCGCTGGCTGGCGGCCCGACTGGAAAGCACCGGCGCCCGGCGCGAACTGCTCGCCACTGTCGCTCGGCACGGCGGCGAGGGCCGGGTGTACGGACAACTCGGCAGCATCAGCAACCGCACCGTGCTCGGCAAGGACAGCGCCTCGGTGCGGCAGGAACGCGGCGTCAAGGCCACCCGTGACGGCCTGACCAGCGCCGAACTGCTGCGAATGGCCTACATCGACACCGTGACCGCCCGCGCCATTCAGGAGCGCGAGGCGCGGGGCAACGCCGCCATCCTGCACCTGCACGAACAGGTCGCCCGCAGCGAGCGCCAGAGCTGGGAGCAGGCCGGGCAGGTGCGGCGCGTGGGGTGAGGCGGACGCTGTAGGGGGTCTTCAGCCCCCCGCCTCCTGTCCGCTTCACCCCGTCTGCTACCCTGACCCTGATGCGGGGAAAACGCCCCCGCCGACGGGGGAGGGGGAGCACTATCTCACAGGAAATCTGGACCGACGTCCTCGCTTACGTGCGCAAAAACGTCTCCGATCTGGAGTACACGACCTGGTTCGCCCCGGTCAAACCGCTGGGCGTGCAGCAAGGTTC is from Deinococcus wulumuqiensis R12 and encodes:
- a CDS encoding TrmB family transcriptional regulator — encoded protein: MSAVIHLQALGLTEYEARAYTALLALGRAVPARVARQASIPRPKIYETLERLEGRGLAAKVGQNPLEYAPLSAREYLSRSRRSFDDRLAALDRDLSRLAPDPAPEAVYHLNGEAAIRSLAEDMILNARRCVYLAGEQTLAERLERLTPRGVELMRADLADLPPIAAPGQRAFLLARDTEAALIGHFIPEGESGEAHGVHTHNPVIVHLIKGYVKLAAQKKG
- the cdaA gene encoding diadenylate cyclase CdaA; this encodes MSDLPSLSSLNLIGVTLRDLLDILLVAALLYHGYKLVAGTRAVNVVRGIMVFAGVWVAARLLGLVTLTDLLGRAGTVGLFALVVLFQPELRAALERVGRPRGAAERDGAALQDLARALERLAERKTGALVAIERRTPLGEYAATGVPLDAVVSVPFLEALFARNAPLHDGGVIVQGARVVAAGCLFPLQASDGTYRRYGTRHRAAIGLSEVTDAVVLIVSEERGSMRIALNGRLGPDLTPTELREQLRELVYERGDLPSAAVAVPAAAEGRA
- a CDS encoding metal-dependent hydrolase, translating into MLKIRFLGHSTFLLDDGQHRLLIDPFIEGNPQCPVTLTEALGWQPSAVLVSHAHGDHWGNALDFGKAGVPIVATAEIAGYAGAHGATNAVGMNIGGTYRADWGSVTLTPAWHSSSFPDGTYGGMPTGLVIEFGGQRLYFAGDTALFSDMRLIGDRGLDLAFLPIGDHYTMGPEEAARTLELLRPRVAIPMHYGTFPVLTGDPQVFRAGAERQGVEARVLQPGDTTEL
- the ddrC gene encoding DNA damage response protein DdrC, translated to MKNAPLTLNFGSVRLPVSADGFLHAPTARQQLGLTQSWEAALVEHGLPETYRDFGAGPEAAVSVPDFVALAFALDTPEARRWHRRARDLLARAMQGDVRLAAQIAERNPEPGARRWLAARLESTGARRELLATVARHGGEGRVYGQLGSISNRTVLGKDSASVRQERGVKATRDGLTSAELLRMAYIDTVTARAIQEREARGNAAILHLHEQVARSERQSWEQAGQVRRVG
- a CDS encoding NUDIX domain-containing protein is translated as MSSLSELRAVWGQRALPAVGVSVLLQDGAGRVLLQRRGDDGGWGVIGGGLEPGEDFLSAAHRELLEETGLRCPNLRLLPLDTGLVGGPEFWHRYPNGDEVYLVGLRTEGTVPAAALDSACPDDSGETLELRWFALDGLPPLSSNINRESMNVLRARRGLPPLPRLDVPPPPPPGHWLRELRALVGSRPLMTPGANVAVTNERGEVLLLKHAGTGRWTLPGGSLEPGESFAECAARELREKTGLRAASLIPLEMFAGAEYRFTYLNGDVIDNISVLFRAGDVSGEFALDLTERHGAAWFAPDALPPVGELSGPLIRAQVEGWRRLGPGAS